A stretch of DNA from Spirochaetaceae bacterium:
GGTGAATTCCGGCGGCCTCATTGAAGCTTGTCGGCGGTGAACATGACGATATGCGCCTCGTGGCGCGTTTCCGCCGGTGAATTCCGGCGGCCTCATTGAAGCATGCCCATGAAACGCATCGACCGCTCGCCCACCTGGGTTTCCGCCGGTGAATTCCGGCGGCCTCATTGAAGCACGGCATGGCCAAAAAGACCCCACACGGCGACGTGGCGTGTTTCCGCCGGTGAATTCCGGCGGCCTCATTGAAGCGACACGCTCATGGAGGAGTTTGGGCACATCTTCCGGCGCGTGTTTCCGCCGGTGAATTCCGGCGGCCTCATTGAAGCGCCGGTTTCCACAAGTCGGAGACGCCGGCACCGGCGGCAGGTTTCCGCCGGTGAATTCCGGCGGCCTCATTGAAGCCCGGACGCGAGCTGATGAGGCTGACGCTCCAGCGCACCGGTTTCCGCCGGTGAATTCCGGCGGCCTCATTGAAGCTTGAACAGCAGGAATCGGCGCTGCGCTCCGGCCTGCAGTTTCCGCCGGTGAATTCCGGCGGCCTCATTGAAGCTGCAGCACGTGGTCGACGACACCGGCGCGGCGCTGCGTTTCCGCCGGTGAATTCCGGCGGCCTCATTGAAGCAACCTGCCGATCATCGCCGCCCGCTGCATCTGCGCCAGGTTTCCGCCGGTGAATTCCGGCGGCCTCATTGAAGCCCGGCTCCAGAGCCGATGGGTACCAGCTCGTGGACGTGTTTCCGCCGGTGAATTCCGGCGGCCTCATTGAAGCTTGCGTACAGTGGTTCTCTATCAGGTTATTCTGAATGTTTCCGCCGGTGAATTCCGGCGGCCTCATTGAAGCTTCGTAGCGTACCGTCTCGAAGATTGTACCGCCGTATGTTTCCGCCGGTGAATTCCGGCGGCCTCATTGAAGCCCTTGCAGGATTGTGCCAGATAGCGCCGGACCTCCGTTGTTTCCGCCGGTGAATTCCGGCGGCCTCATTGAAGCAACGAGCTTACCGGTTCGGGCGGCACGTCCCTGACCCCCGTTTCCGCCGGTGAATTCCGGCGGCCTCATTGAAGCCTGCTTGGTGCCGGTGATGTCGCTCATCCGACCACCGCGTTTCCGCCGGTGAATTCCGGCGGCCTCATTGAAGCTATTTAACTGTTGCCATTTTTATACCCTCTATTTGCATAGGTTTCCGCCGGTGAATTCCGGCGGCCTCATTGAAGCGGCATGGCGTCAGCCTATCACGCAGACACGATGGCCGTGTTTCCGCCGGTGAATTCCGGCGGCCTCATTGAAGCATCCGCCAGTCGCGCCCCCACTTTTCGGCTTTGAGCCTGTTTCCGCCGGTGAATTCCGGCGGCCTCATTGAAGCAGACAAGTGTCTGTCAGCGTCAGACTGCCGAATCGTCAAGTTTCCGCCGGTGAATTCCGGCGGCCTCATTGAAGCGGCGACAAGCGCCGAAATCCCCCCGGAGCCCGATCTCGTTGGTTTCCGCCGGTGAATTCCGGCGGCCTCATTGAAGCGTGGGGTTGCGGATCAACACCACGCCGCCGACTCGGGGCGGTTTCCGCCGGTGAATTCCGGCGGCCTCATTGAAGCGCGGCCGGTACCGCGAACGCCAGCGTGGTCCCGTCGGCGTTTCCGCCGGTGAATTCCGGCGGCCTCATTGAAGCACGGACGGGTTCAGGATCGAACACCTGCCCGCGGGTGCCCGTTTCCGCCGGTGAATTCCGGCGGCCTCATTGAAGCCGGTATGTTGCGTACCTTGTCCAGCCCCATCTTGCTGAAGTTTCCGCCGGTGAATTCCGGCGGCCTCATTGAAGCGGATTGACGGGTTGCGTCAACTGCTCATCTGTGACGGGTTTCCGCCGGTGAATTCCGGCGGCCTCATTGAAGCGCGCCCGACGTGTCGCGCGTGGAGGCGGCGCTGCCGATCGTTTCCGCCGGTGAATTCCGGCGGCCTCATTGAAGCCCGACGGCAGCACGGTGGTGAGCCGGGACCGGCTGGAATCGCGTTTCCGCCGGTGAATTCCGGCGGCCTCATTGAAGCCCGGCTCGCCGCCTGGTACGCTGCCAGCCCGAGAAGCTGGTTTCCGCCGGTGAATTCCGGCGGCCTCATTGAAGCAGCAACACCAGCGGTGGCAACGCCACGACAAAGACCAGCGTTTCCGCCGGTGAATTCCGGCGGCCTCATTGAAGCATGTCTGAGCGTGACAATCAACACGCCATCCGCAAGTTTCCGCCGGTGAATTCCGGCGGCCTCATTGAAGCGTCTGCTGCCCCACCGGCTATACCAGCGTCCCCACCAGTTTCCGCCGGTGAATTCCGGCGGCCTCATTGAAGCGTCTTTACCTCCCTCACCCGCGATAATAAGCTGGCCGCCGTTTCCGCCGGTGAATTCCGGCGGCCTCATTGAAGCACCGCCTGCACCTGCAATTCGATGGCCGTTCCGTTGGTCGTTTCCGCCGGTGAATTCCGGCGGCCTCATTGAAGCCGGACCGCCTCCGTCACCTCGCGCTGCATCTTGCGCAGGTTTCCGCCGGTGAATTCCGGCGGCCTCATTGAAGCTCTGGCCGTCGCATCTTAGGCTCGTGCCGATCTACAAGTTTCCGCCGGTGAATTCCGGCGGCCTCATTGAAGCAATTCCGCCTTGCGTTATACGCCAAACATGGCGTAAGGAGTTTCCGCCGGTGAATTCCGGCGGCCTCATTGAAGCCCCGCGTTCAGCTTGCCCGACCACAGCACACCAGGGATGTTTCCGCCGGTGAATTCCGGCGGCCTCATTGAAGCACCAACGGGCGCAGCCAGCCGACACATTGGTTGCCGATAGTTTCCGCCGGTGAATTCCGGCGGCCTCATTGAAGCGTAGCGGACTCGGCGTTGCCATCGGCGGGCTCGACGTTTCCGCCGGTGAATTCCGGCGGCCTCATTGAAGCCGCGTCAACTGCGCGTGGCGGATGTTGTCGGCGCCGTGGGGTTTCCGCCGGTGAATTCCGGCGGCCTCATTGAAGCCCACGACTCCAGGAAGGGCTGGGCGTGGTCCGGGACCTGTTTCCGCCGGTGAGTTCCGGCGGCCTCATTGAAGCGGCGGGGCCATGCGCCCCCACCAGCGGCGCTTGCTCAGCCGTTTCCGCCGGTGAATTCCGGCGGCCTCATTGAAGCAGTGCGTCCAGGTGGGCCTGCGTGTAAGGAACCATCTGGTTTCCGCCGGTGAATTCCGGCGGCCTCATTGAAGCATCTCGACGCGACCCTGCCTCTCAGCCTGGCGCATGTCGTTTCCGCCGGTGAATTCCGGCGGCCTCATTGAAGCTGGTCGTGGTAGCCGAGCCTACCGAGCATGCAGCGGACGGTTTCCGCCGGTGAATTCCGGCGGCCTCATTGAAGCCCGATGGCGGTCAACCCTTGCACGGCCATGAACGCGAGTTCCGCCGGTGAATACCGGCAGCGTCATTGAAGCGACGAGGAATCGGCGGACCGCCGGCCTCGTATCTATTTGTCGCTCAACGCTGGGGCGACTCGGCCAAAGTCTGCAGACTCCGAACTATGGAATTCTCGACCATACTATAAGCGAAGAGTATTTCGGTCGCGACCGGTACACTCCTGCGTCCTTTCGATACTCCGAATGTGGTCCAGGAGCATGCTGTCAGATTGCATGTCCGGTTTCACAGCGGCTGCGCCCCTTGCAGGATCCGCTCACGAAGGGCAGGGTGGATACTATTCTCGGTGACGACATCCACGCGTCGATGAAGGAGTTCCTGAACGTCCATCAGCATCGCGCCGAGGCTGAGGCCGGTCCTCTGAGGAGGCAGCGACACTAGGAGGTCGACGTCGCTGGTATCGTCGGCATCGTCCCGCGCCATGGACCCAAAGACCCTTACGTCCCGGATCCCATGCCGTTCGGCAATCGATAGAATCGCGTTGCGGTGTTGTTCGATCAGGGAGTGCATGGCTACTGCATCACAACGAGACAGAGGATGGCCGTAGAGCGGTGCGCAATGCAAGTGGCGGCGGAATGGGGAGTCGTAGCGAGCCCTCGTGGCGGAAGAAGGAGGGAGAGCGCGACGGAGTGAATTGTGGCTACCCCGCAGAGTGAGCGCAAAGAGATGCTTCCCACCAATTGACGTCCCAGCCGCCATGTGCCGGTGCAAGTGACGCCGACGGCAGGACCGTGGTCCATGGCCAGACGCGACGTCCTCGGGGCGAGCCGTCAGGATCGAAGACAACGGCGGCTGCCGGAGTTCCGGCGGCGTCCCGCGGCCATGCGGCACTCCTCGACCAGCCAACTCGATGGCCGGTGACACCGGCATGCGGCCGGGCCGTTAAGCCGGAGTACGCTACGGCAGACGCAACGGCAGGCGGACGGCCGACTCCGGTTCCCGGTACACGCGGTAGGTCAACGCCTCGCTGGTCATCTCGAGCAGCGCGGTGCCGGTCGCGGGGTCCACCTCGCTGATGGTCACCTGTTCCTCAGCGGGGACGGTAGCGCCCACCGTCACTCCCCACGTGATCAGCCAGTGGCCGTTCTTAAGTACCGTCACGCCGCCGGCCTGCCTCGAGTAGCCGTGTCCGGCGGGGCGCCGGTAGGCGCGCTCGAACACGGCTCGCGCGCCGTCGGACAGGTCGTATTCCACCACGCGCGTGAACGGCGGCTGGTTCTTGCGCGCGCCGTGGCACAGGTTGCCGTTGTCGAACACCACGACGGTGCCGGCGGCGGTCATCGTCGGCTGATGCGGCGCGCACATCTCGCCGGCCGGGTCATTGACGATCTCCAGGTACTCGGTCGCGGCGCTGCGCGGCGGCGCGGTACCGCCGAGTTGCCACTCGATCGCACCCGATCCTGACGACCGGTCGATGCGCACCACCTGCGCACAGTTGCGCAGGCCGGCCACGATGTCGCCATCGACAAGCTGCAACGAGTTGAGATGCGGGTACGACAGCTTCGCCCCGCGGAAGTAACAATCCGCACGCTTCAGGTGATGCCACGAGTTCCACCGGAACACCTCTACCCCGGCCGGCGTCACCTCCTGGATCACCGAATCCACCATCCGTTGCTCCGACGAGTACGGCTCGCCGAGGTCGTTCGTGAACGCGCTGAGATCGCGCACCGTCTCCGGGTACGAGATGAACAGGTAGTTGCCCTCGTCGGTAAACAGGAAGTCGTGGAAGTCCGCGTGTGGGACCGGCGCCACCGTAGACACCATGCGGATCAGGACGAGATCGTTGTCGAACAGCCGGATCCGTCGGCTCACAGCATCCGAGTAGCGCACCCGCCGGCCGTCGAGCAGCGGGCCGTTGGCGTGCCGTCGAAAGTTGGGGCC
This window harbors:
- a CDS encoding nucleotidyltransferase domain-containing protein; the protein is MHSLIEQHRNAILSIAERHGIRDVRVFGSMARDDADDTSDVDLLVSLPPQRTGLSLGAMLMDVQELLHRRVDVVTENSIHPALRERILQGAQPL